A window from Marinagarivorans cellulosilyticus encodes these proteins:
- a CDS encoding SDR family NAD(P)-dependent oxidoreductase, protein MSDKSSWVVITGCSSGIGLHVAEGLRAQGYRVLPCCRTEQQRERLLQSFERAVAFDLADSEQVAQGAQAILDITEGKLYALFNNAAYGQPGAVEDLTRETLEKQFASNFFGTHQLTQALLPALMAQPRARLIQHSSVLGFVGMGYRGAYNASKYALEGLTDTLRQELAGTSVKVSLIQPGPVLSEFRANALKALKANVDYSHSRHAKSYQQSLDRLQAQGAAVPFTVGPEAVLKRVLHALESRRPKVRYPVTTPTYVLGGLKRLLPHRWFDAVVKAASKA, encoded by the coding sequence ATGAGTGATAAATCCTCTTGGGTTGTGATTACAGGGTGTTCCAGTGGTATTGGCCTGCATGTGGCCGAAGGCCTGCGAGCACAAGGTTATCGGGTCTTACCTTGTTGCCGAACAGAGCAGCAGCGCGAACGTTTACTGCAAAGTTTTGAGCGTGCGGTGGCGTTTGACCTTGCCGACAGCGAGCAAGTGGCACAAGGCGCACAGGCTATTTTGGACATCACCGAGGGCAAGCTTTATGCGCTGTTTAATAATGCTGCCTATGGCCAGCCAGGCGCGGTGGAAGATTTAACGCGCGAAACCCTAGAAAAACAGTTTGCCAGTAATTTTTTTGGCACCCACCAATTAACGCAAGCGTTATTGCCAGCACTGATGGCACAGCCGCGCGCACGGTTAATTCAACACAGCTCTGTATTGGGCTTTGTGGGCATGGGCTATCGCGGTGCTTATAACGCCAGTAAATATGCTTTGGAAGGCCTAACCGATACGTTGCGGCAAGAGCTTGCAGGTACCTCGGTTAAAGTGAGTTTGATTCAGCCAGGCCCGGTATTAAGTGAATTTCGTGCCAATGCGCTTAAGGCTTTAAAAGCCAATGTCGACTACAGCCATAGCCGGCACGCTAAAAGTTACCAACAAAGCCTGGACCGTTTGCAAGCCCAAGGGGCGGCGGTGCCTTTTACGGTTGGCCCAGAGGCCGTGTTGAAAAGAGTGCTGCATGCGCTCGAAAGCAGGCGGCCAAAGGTACGCTACCCTGTGACAACACCCACATACGTGCTGGGGGGCTTAAAGCGTTTGCTACCGCATCGCTGGTTTGATGCCGTTGTTAAAGCGGCAAGTAAAGCGTAA
- a CDS encoding S1/P1 nuclease, giving the protein MLYHWLWFILLLGGLLLPLQGLAWSAQGHAAIAEAAFAQLSPEQQRYFDKQAQALITNERAKKWRKSLAQYSAFSQAAVWPDTRRDMVLNTVFSRFAKTTVAPALEPFASANTKQWHYVNAQYWDTVGLKLLPAASVHGRCKVERTGQLDVALPALIEAYSQLKTPAAEGVVLAFIGHLMADAYQPLHTLAGLDAQCHSDAGGNGYCLSAGKRRCALNLHRLWDAGFEVFQQPIKSEPLGGDLLKLSDFNAVFSASAQEAAFIYSTPQSRPPNKAYTQQGAVIVARQSAAAAQALAALLHTIYTQKQRANNE; this is encoded by the coding sequence ATGCTGTATCACTGGCTGTGGTTTATTCTGTTGCTCGGTGGCTTACTATTACCTTTGCAAGGGCTGGCATGGTCGGCCCAAGGGCATGCGGCTATTGCTGAAGCGGCCTTTGCGCAATTAAGTCCCGAGCAGCAGCGCTACTTTGATAAGCAAGCGCAAGCACTCATTACTAATGAGCGCGCCAAAAAATGGCGTAAATCGTTAGCGCAATATTCAGCGTTTTCTCAAGCTGCCGTATGGCCAGATACACGGCGTGATATGGTTTTAAATACGGTTTTTTCACGCTTTGCCAAAACGACCGTTGCGCCTGCTTTAGAGCCTTTTGCTAGCGCTAATACTAAGCAGTGGCACTACGTGAATGCACAATACTGGGATACAGTGGGCCTGAAGTTATTGCCGGCGGCTTCGGTCCATGGACGCTGCAAGGTTGAGCGTACAGGTCAGCTCGACGTTGCATTACCGGCTTTAATCGAAGCTTATTCCCAACTTAAAACACCCGCGGCCGAGGGCGTGGTATTGGCATTTATTGGTCATTTAATGGCTGATGCGTACCAGCCGTTACATACTCTTGCTGGATTGGATGCACAGTGCCATTCGGATGCGGGCGGTAATGGTTATTGCTTAAGTGCCGGTAAGCGGCGCTGTGCGCTTAACTTGCATCGCCTATGGGATGCCGGTTTCGAGGTTTTTCAGCAGCCAATAAAAAGCGAGCCTTTAGGCGGCGATCTACTAAAGCTTAGCGATTTTAATGCCGTGTTTAGCGCTAGCGCGCAAGAAGCAGCTTTTATTTATAGTACGCCGCAGTCGCGGCCACCCAATAAAGCCTATACACAGCAAGGCGCAGTGATTGTTGCGCGCCAAAGTGCCGCAGCAGCGCAAGCTTTGGCGGCATTACTGCATACAATTTATACGCAAAAACAACGAGCAAATAATGAGTGA
- a CDS encoding O-succinylhomoserine sulfhydrylase, with product MSDHPLENPLDNAGINTLAIRAGIHRTAEGEHAEPIFATSSYVFNSAEEAAARFSGDEPGNVYSRYTNPTVNTFQERIAAMEGGEAAVATASGMAAILSTCMALLKAGDHVVCSRSVFGTTTVLFGKYLQKFGVKVSTVSLTDLAEWQGAITPATKLLFCETPSNPLCHVADIAGLAAIAKANDCLLAVDNCFCTPALQKPLALGADIIIHSATKYLDGQGRCLGGAVVGNKEHMAEVLGFIRTCGPTMSPFNAWVFSKGLETLGLRMKAHSANAQEIAEYLNSHPQVEATHYAGLPEHPGHALAAKQQSAFGGVLSFEVKGDKAACWRFINATRLMSLTANLGDAKTTIVHPATTTHGRLSAEDKATAGIKENLIRIAVGLEDVEDLITDLQRGFAAL from the coding sequence ATGAGTGACCACCCTTTAGAAAATCCGCTAGATAATGCGGGTATTAATACATTGGCAATTCGCGCGGGCATTCACCGTACCGCCGAAGGCGAGCACGCCGAGCCTATTTTTGCGACATCCAGCTATGTGTTTAACAGTGCTGAAGAAGCCGCAGCGCGTTTTTCTGGCGACGAACCCGGTAATGTCTATTCTCGCTATACCAACCCAACGGTTAATACTTTTCAAGAGCGCATAGCGGCAATGGAAGGTGGTGAGGCTGCGGTGGCAACGGCATCGGGTATGGCGGCCATTTTAAGCACTTGCATGGCGTTGTTAAAAGCCGGCGATCACGTTGTGTGCTCGCGCAGTGTGTTTGGTACTACGACGGTATTGTTCGGTAAATATTTGCAGAAGTTCGGCGTTAAGGTTTCTACGGTTAGCCTTACCGATTTAGCCGAATGGCAAGGCGCAATAACGCCAGCTACAAAGCTGCTATTTTGCGAAACTCCGTCAAATCCCTTGTGTCATGTGGCCGATATAGCGGGCCTTGCGGCTATTGCCAAAGCGAATGATTGCTTGCTAGCGGTGGATAACTGCTTTTGTACGCCAGCATTGCAAAAGCCACTGGCGCTTGGCGCCGATATTATTATTCACTCGGCCACTAAATACCTGGATGGCCAAGGCCGATGTTTAGGTGGCGCTGTGGTGGGTAATAAAGAGCATATGGCCGAAGTATTGGGCTTTATTCGCACCTGCGGCCCAACCATGAGCCCCTTTAATGCGTGGGTTTTTAGTAAGGGGTTAGAAACGCTAGGCCTGCGCATGAAAGCGCACAGTGCCAATGCACAAGAAATTGCAGAGTACCTAAATAGCCACCCACAAGTAGAGGCCACTCACTACGCGGGCTTGCCCGAGCATCCAGGCCACGCCTTGGCGGCTAAGCAGCAGTCGGCTTTTGGTGGAGTGCTATCGTTTGAAGTTAAAGGCGATAAGGCCGCGTGTTGGCGCTTTATTAATGCCACCCGTTTAATGTCTTTAACGGCGAACCTTGGCGATGCCAAAACGACCATCGTACACCCTGCAACCACAACCCATGGTCGTTTAAGCGCAGAGGATAAAGCGACTGCGGGTATTAAAGAAAATCTTATTCGCATTGCGGTTGGCCTAGAAGACGTTGAGGACCTAATTACAGATCTTCAGCGCGGGTTCGCGGCACTTTAG
- a CDS encoding AAA family ATPase, with protein MQPLLTETVAAVGQVLLGKDQQVKLAVACLIAKGHLLIEDLPGMGKTTLAQCLAKALGLQYERVQFTSDLLPADILGVAVFDKAQSAFQFHPGPVFTQLLLADEINRTTPKTQSALLEAMEEGQVTIEGETRPLPSPFFVIATQNPLSQSGTFALPESQLDRFLMRLSLGYPNHQSERLLLQGVDPRARIQAMQAIITPAQLADLQASVAAVRTTDALLDYVQQLVEFTRVDARFTYGLSPRGALAWLRASKAWALLAGRDYVIPEDIQAVASSVVGHRVRGGDIEGNHEHTDLVQYLLKSVPVVA; from the coding sequence ATGCAGCCACTTCTCACAGAGACTGTCGCCGCCGTGGGGCAAGTGCTTCTTGGTAAAGATCAGCAAGTTAAGCTCGCCGTGGCTTGCCTTATTGCTAAAGGGCACCTGCTTATAGAAGATTTACCCGGCATGGGTAAAACAACGTTAGCCCAGTGTTTGGCAAAAGCGCTAGGCTTGCAGTACGAGCGAGTGCAATTTACCAGCGATTTACTGCCAGCCGATATTTTAGGTGTAGCCGTATTCGACAAAGCCCAATCGGCTTTTCAGTTTCACCCTGGGCCTGTTTTTACCCAGCTGCTGCTGGCCGACGAAATTAACCGCACCACCCCTAAAACCCAAAGCGCGTTGCTCGAAGCCATGGAAGAAGGGCAGGTAACCATTGAGGGCGAAACCCGCCCGTTACCATCGCCTTTTTTTGTTATAGCCACGCAGAACCCATTGTCGCAGTCGGGTACCTTTGCCTTGCCAGAATCCCAGCTCGATCGCTTTTTAATGCGTTTAAGCTTGGGTTATCCCAATCATCAATCCGAGCGTTTATTGCTGCAAGGCGTCGATCCGCGTGCGCGCATTCAAGCGATGCAAGCAATAATCACCCCTGCGCAACTGGCTGACTTACAGGCCAGTGTTGCCGCTGTGCGCACCACCGATGCTTTACTCGATTATGTTCAGCAGTTGGTAGAGTTTACCCGCGTGGATGCGCGTTTTACTTATGGTTTGTCGCCGCGGGGCGCGTTAGCTTGGCTGCGTGCAAGTAAGGCGTGGGCGTTATTGGCTGGGCGCGATTACGTTATTCCAGAAGACATTCAAGCGGTGGCATCCTCGGTGGTTGGGCACCGGGTACGCGGTGGAGATATCGAGGGCAATCACGAGCACACAGACTTAGTGCAATATTTACTTAAATCGGTTCCGGTGGTTGCGTAA
- a CDS encoding DUF58 domain-containing protein: MWLSRFLPKLAVTSPQEAVRRATYIDRQPNRWQARFFRWIDKRVPAARSVLLTRKNLYTFPTLTGFGFLTLSLVLWLLGTNYQNNLILALSYLLMSLVVVAILHTYANLAGLRIKVLGAKPAFVGETVYFILEVEGARAKGSDNLTIRWWNGEDACFDFEAGSDGKQTTQIQVGLHAVKRGYLYPGKLLLESTFPLGLIRCWTWLNLDARAVVFPKPLKVQFPLQAEGDGDGETGEQVAGGDDFAGLKEYRAGDPIKHIAWKHYAREQGLYSKEYASARNNDTWLEWNSFLHLAPEDRLSALCYWALEFDRLGIAYGLRLPGKQLPPALDDGHRLSVLSALARFDISLSGH, translated from the coding sequence ATGTGGTTATCCCGTTTTTTGCCTAAGCTGGCAGTTACCTCACCGCAGGAAGCTGTAAGACGAGCCACATATATAGACCGCCAACCCAATCGCTGGCAAGCGCGCTTTTTCCGCTGGATCGACAAGCGCGTGCCCGCTGCACGCAGTGTGCTGCTAACGCGTAAAAATTTATACACTTTCCCGACCTTAACCGGTTTTGGCTTTTTAACTTTGAGTTTGGTGTTGTGGCTGCTAGGCACTAATTACCAGAACAACCTGATATTGGCGCTAAGTTATTTATTGATGAGCTTAGTTGTTGTGGCCATTTTGCATACCTACGCCAACTTGGCTGGCTTGCGTATTAAAGTGCTGGGTGCAAAGCCGGCGTTTGTTGGCGAGACGGTATATTTTATTTTAGAGGTGGAAGGTGCTCGCGCAAAAGGTAGCGATAATTTAACCATTCGTTGGTGGAATGGCGAAGACGCTTGCTTTGATTTTGAAGCGGGCAGCGACGGCAAGCAAACAACGCAAATACAAGTGGGGTTACATGCTGTTAAACGGGGGTATTTATATCCGGGTAAATTATTACTGGAAAGCACTTTCCCGCTAGGGCTTATTCGCTGTTGGACGTGGTTAAATTTAGATGCTCGTGCCGTTGTATTTCCTAAGCCATTAAAAGTGCAATTTCCGTTGCAAGCCGAAGGTGATGGCGACGGGGAAACCGGTGAGCAAGTTGCAGGCGGCGATGACTTTGCGGGCTTAAAAGAATATCGCGCTGGCGACCCCATAAAGCACATAGCGTGGAAGCACTATGCGCGCGAGCAGGGTTTGTATTCAAAAGAATATGCCAGCGCACGCAACAACGACACATGGCTAGAGTGGAATAGCTTTTTGCATTTAGCCCCTGAAGACAGGCTTAGTGCATTGTGTTATTGGGCGTTAGAATTTGACCGGCTTGGCATTGCTTACGGTTTACGCTTGCCGGGCAAACAGTTGCCGCCGGCGCTGGATGATGGTCACCGCTTAAGTGTGTTGTCGGCACTGGCCCGTTTCGATATTAGCTTGAGCGGGCATTAA